The following nucleotide sequence is from Synchiropus splendidus isolate RoL2022-P1 chromosome 1, RoL_Sspl_1.0, whole genome shotgun sequence.
AAATAGTAATGGTAATTATAAATTAAGTTGTGTAGCCTTAATGATAATGATCATAAGAACGatgaaatataatattaatatcttAGCACTGACTTCATTTAActtcaatttatatatatatatatatatatatatatatatatatatatatatatatacacatttgtGTATTGAAATACAGTAGAAATTAATGTGAAGAAAATCCTTTATGTTGACCAACATTTCTTGGTTATCAAAAATGTATATTAGTGCATTTAATATTCATTAAAATCATCAAAACATCACCCCCTTGCACACATTTGTTCATTCCTGTTGGTTCAGACTTTGAAGTCTGTGGTTGGCATATGTTTGCCAATGAAGGACTAATGCAGTGGAAAGGTTAGTGTTCTTCTGAAGAGCTCGACGTAACAAGAGAACAGAACTTTCTATGCTTGAATAAATGATTCAGTGTTAAAGCTGGTTTGATGTGTACTGTATAAGCAGTCGAGGCATGAGTAGCACTGTGACGTCTTCCTTAGATCATTCCCCAGGAAGAGGACGCCAAGATCAGCTTGACGTACAAGTACATCATCCACGAAGACCTGCTGCCCCTCATCACCAATAACAACGTGTTGTTGGCCGAGCTGGACACTTATGAGTGGGCGTTGAAAAGCTGGTCACAGTGCTCCAAACCCTGCGGCGGAGGTCAGTGGCACTGAGtgggaatcacaaaaacaaattttagtCGGCGCAAAACTCTACATGGAAAGTTTGTGTATCATTGTGTTACGGGTTCCTTTCTCAAAGCCAATCTAAATTCTGTTGACACAAAGAGCATGATGCCTTCAGACTGGTAGTCGAGTTGGTTTTGTTGACAATTGACAGTATTTTGTCCATAAAGTTGCTGGTGTGGAGTCTCTTTTTATAAGGAGAAGATGTGGTATGGGTTACGTGACCAGAGCATTGTTGCTGCTCAGTTGATGACCTGATACTTGATACACCCTGAAAGGGGCCTTATTCTTTTTCCACCTTGAATCATGTAGGGTTTTAGCAAGATAATACGCTGTAATTGCACTCAGTTTTTCAATGTGTCGAGTTTTGCACAAATTGTACTTGGTATAAATAGCTTAGTACCACTCATGCTAAATGCAGTTCTCAGTTTTTTCAAGGACCgtgtctgtgtctctgtgaATCCATCTTCACTAGAGCTGCTGCCCTATGTAGAAACATGCTTcaaatttgttttgaatgaacaaaaatTGTTCATTCATTTGCATTACAGGGACATATAAGTTATACAAAGATTATATGAAGGATTACATGGTTCTGCTATGCGTTCACATAGCAGGAACCAGGAACCAAATCAAATGGTTCTGGGAGCCTCTAGGAGTTCCTTTTTCAGAGTAGGGTCTTTTCTTTAGTTCCTACTGAATCATTCAAAACCAACACCAGCCCAGAAGCAGCGTGGAGGGAGTCTGGAGGACTGTGGTTCATGATCTGTTCAAGTCTCTCAAGAAAGACATTaatatcacagactctaaaaccCTGTTTACACAGAGACCAACTCAGTCGTTTCCGCGCAAGTTCTGTGTCGGACGGGCCTTCCGTCCACACGAATCCGACGTTTTCACCCACCCGTCCCACAGTGAATAATCCTAAATAATCCTGTGGACAGTGGACAGTGGCAGTCTCCCCTAAAGTCGATACCGGTGAACTAGAGAGTTGTATACTGTACATTCAGCAACAACTGCTCAGGTTCGCCGACTGTCATTGTAATGAGTGGAACATTCAGAGCAGGGGTTCTCAGCCTTTTTGATCTCGGAACTGgatcccagaacaaatgggcccagtcaagtaatagaactgattcattactctggAATTcttttgtgatcaacaaccatatttaatctacttacgtgtaaacaaaccaaaaccttttgGCATGAAACCACATGACCATgagcaaagatatttatttttcatcgaaaagtccagccagcagcagaaccaggtgcaagtcatgttcatcaaatatacgaaagaaaaaaaaggaaaaaaaaactgttgaaaaatgtttaaaaactgaatgaaattctaaataaaacatATGTAATAAACCCATGTCtaaatctaataaaataaaaacaatatattttatttaaactccaaagaagatataagtgaagtgtaaatgaaagtctgaatgaaagtatcgccataaaatgttctagttcattttcaagaacttctccgttgtaactatcacagatttgcagctgtcatgtcaattcaatgacacactactacCACCATATGAGGCTTATGCATCAAAGCTGAGCGTCTTGCAGCCGTTACGGCCCAAAGGTGGAAAaccggccctctaggaggcactCGCTCCCAACcgtgggccccggccctatggttaactGATGGTCACTGATTTagagcaaatgtttattttctcaaagcAATATCAAACAAGAACTTAAGGAACAGACTGTGGTGTCAATGGAGCACGAAGCAGgtgacacacacagcagctgctAAAAAACACACGTCCCCAGCTACTATCTCATGCCTCTGACGACTTGTAGTTCAAGGTTGACGCGAATCAACGCTCAACTGCGTCATCTGTAAACACCAATCGATTTGTGTTTGCTATCCAGTGATAATAGTTAACGCACAAGCCTCATTTGCGTCTGCACCATTGCTCTTCCTGTTTGTTGCTACAGCATGACTGCGCACCGCCCCCTTTGATCAGCTGAACCAGACTCTCAGGCGCAGCGCGTCGGTGTCATGTTAAACAGATTCTTTTTGTAAACTTCAACTACATATAACTTTAGAAATACATATATTCAGAATCTTACTTTTTTAGTAGATTTACCACATTTTGTGTCATGTGATAACTGaagacaaaaccaaaacaaagcgCGATAGGTGCCCTTTAATGGTTTTTCTCTGAAAGAAGGTCCTTTGTTCAAGTCTGCATGAACGATCCATGGTGTGCTTATGCTGTTTGTCAGGAATTCAGTACACCAAATACGGGTGCAGGAGGAAGAGCGACAGCCGTTTGGTTCATCGCAATTTCTGTGAAACCAGCAAGAAGCCCAAGCCCATCCGAAAACGTTGCAATGTCCAGGAGTGCAGTCAGCCAGTGTGAGTAAATGAAGCTCCGAAGGCAATGTAAAGCTTGGTACCATGTTGCATGCAGGTTGCATTTGCTCTGATAAAACAGGGAAATAGTGAAACAATGTGGCTGAAGGCTTGGTCGTGCTCTCAGGTGGGTGGTGGAAGAGTGGACTCCATGCAGTAAGACGTGTGGCACATTGGGCTTCCAGACTCGGCTGGTCCAGTGCATGCAGGCTCTCCACAACGGCACCAACAGACCTGTCCACAGCAAACACTGCATTGAGGACCGACCTGAGCCCAGACGGGCCTGTAACCAAACCTCATGCCCTGCACAGTGGAGGACTGGAGCCTGGTCTCAGGTGAGCAAGACGCAGGGGCTTCTTGTCTTTATGTCAAAGGAATTGGTCATAATAGAGACAACTTTCTTGACTTATCCATATACTTAAAATGTTGAAGttctcctctccatgatgcactTAGTCCCTCATCATGACGATGCGCCAAAGTCATTGCTGTATAAACCTCTCCCGTCTGAAATCTCTGAATAGGTTACGAGAACCAAGCGATTTGGAGACATATTCCATTAATTCACGACACATAAACACTGCTGCTTCCTCGCTCACCTTTTTAAGTTTGGCGATTCTGCAGTGACATTAccagcagagtgggcgtggccagaGAAAAAGACTTCATCTCCCACTAAATGTGGCGTCATCAGTAGGAAGAGCCTATGCATGTTTCCCAATGTCGACATTTCAAAAATAGGTAGAGTTTTGTGCAGAAAGAAAGATACTGCAGTGTTCTTGGGCCCAATGTCATTTTAAACGTGTCACCAGGATAAGTCCCCCTTGAAACAAATGTATATGCAGAGGCAGATGTTTGTTGACCACGGCAACTAATGAGGATTTTGTGATGAATGTTTCAGTGCTCAGTGACCTGCGGACAAGGCATCCAGCAGAGGCAGGTGGTCTGCAAAACCAGCGACAATGCGGTGGGAGAATGCGACGGCGAGAAGCCAGAGACCATCATCATTTGCATGTTGGCTCAGTGTCAGGGTGAGAAAAACTCATCAGCAACAGCACATGTTTCAAAAGAAGCTGTACTTTACTGAATATATTGAGCCTTTTCAAATTATTcctcttttatttcattcattgagTTCTTTAGAAACTTTTGCTTGGAGAGGTCATGGGACTGGTAGTTCTTGTCAAGGCTTTTCAGCTGCAGAATTAAATTTGTTGAAAGTTTAATGTCAGAAaaactgacttgacttgaccacATGGGTGACTCTTGGCTCCCAGTAGACCAAAttctttatttcccttttctttACTTGGATTGTACAATATCAAATGACAAAGACATTTAATCCTGCATGGCCAAGTGCTTTTCTGTGCTAGTCTGGGCTCAGTTTAGCTGGCAGAGGGGCACCAGCCTCTTAAAGAACATCATACATATCCGTATTTTCATAAACCTGGAAAGAATAATTCTCTCTGGATGCAACCAAAGTAGGTAAACCTGATCCTTAACTCCCTAAATGTTGCTACCCGCTGGCCCATTCAAATTACAAAATCatccaacaacaaacataaacatattCCTGAGATGACTAGAACATACATTAGTgggacaaaaacatgttttgtgtctTTTGACACACCAGGAGAGCCAGTGTCTCTGGGCAACGCCACCATGGCCGACACGCTGGGTCACCAAAGGGTATCAGAGAATCCTGTTATCAGGCTGTCATCAAGTAAGTCAGTAAGAGTTTGTTGTTAgagttttttcaatgttttgtttttccgctcATTCTCTCTGTGATGTTGTGTCAATAGATGAGCCGTGTCTAGGTGACAAATCCATTTTCTGTCAAATGGAGGTTCTGGCCCGTTATTGTTCCATCCCCGGATACAACAAGCTTTGCTGCGAGTCCTGTAACAAGAAGGAGAGCCAGGTCACTCAGCACCCTGACCTCTATGTGACCCCAGCTACGGAGCACCAGACCTTCACTTCTGCTGTCttctccaccagcagcagcagcagcacacggCTCCCAGTGCAAACCACTAAAGCCAACAGCAGACAACCTCGGCTCACCACACAACCTCCGACTAGCGCTGGTGTCACAGCGTCTACAGGATCCTCCACCTCGTACCCTGGGCCGGCTCTACCTCCAATACCTCCACGGCCAACCGCTGACACGGCCACAGAAAACAGGGCAAACAGCACTTTAAAACCTGTCAAAACAAAAAGGGATCATTCAGGATCCGAGAGCGACTCTGTTCACAGAAAGTCCACTCAGAAATGATGAACATCCGACATTGTctcacttcttcttttttttttttgataaagtTTGTTAACTGATCGGACTAAAGATGGTTACCTCATCAAAACTGCggaaactaaaaaaacaaaggtgCTGTAAACACGTCGCGTTCTAAATGTGAGGACTGCATCCATGAAGgtctgtgtttcatttgtttatttaatattccaatatttgttgttgttttttctaagCAAACAAGACACGTTTTAGAGGACGGAACACTTCATGACTGTTCCCATAATCAATGAGCTACAAACCATGTTGGagtttggagagagatttattgtgttttcctcaTGTGGCACTTGGGTGAAAGATGTCAGAAGAGGTCCAATTTCTGTAAGAATATTTCATGAACCAATGTTTCACAGACCTTATTCCTACTCTGTGTACAGCTGTTTTTGTGTTCCAAGTGCATTAGAACTACTATTGAACTGGTGTTGTGAACATGTCAGAAGAACTTGAGCAGTCTGGGGTCTTTGTGAGTCAAAGATTCAAATCATGAGCCACATATTTTCACCTATAACCGCTGAACAATTCATTCATGTTAGAGAGCAatagttattattttaattttcttaaCAGGGTGTcagaatttatatttattattccaAATAACAAGACACTATgtgatatttacattttttttgaagaaaaaaaaaaactaatttaaTAAGCCATAAAGGGGTTTATGATTGGCAGCTTTCcgaattttatttaaaatacattgagAATTATACATGAATTCAGATGAAAAGTGGTGTGCTTATGTATAGctcataaatgaataaataaaggtaaGAAATGAACTCATTTCGATGTATAAATTCCACAGAAACTTCCATCATTCAGTCTCTGCAGCCTCACACTCCAGACTCGCCCCCACTGACTGGAGGCGCCATGCTTCTCCGGTGCTTCTCTTGTTTTCCAAAAACCATTGTTGATAAAGATTGATAAGGACAGGAAATGCGTGGTGCTCTTGGTGGATTGTGAAGTTTCAGCTTTGGCTCCAGCAACAAAAAGTCCTCACCTGTGACTTCCAGGAAACAGTTGTAAAGACACGTCCTAATTTTGCTTTCTGATGCAAATGTAAATAGTGTACATTTCACATTAGGATAAGAAAATTGGAAAACTAAGGAGGTGAAAGACCATTTCTCCATTGCAGTTCAAGACATCATGTGTATTGTATAGTTGTGTATATACGTGTGTTTATGCGTGTGTGAATGGAAGCtttaaatgttaatatttaTTGAGTTTTTAAGTGGTACGGGAAAAAAGTAAAACTCTTTTAACATTATCCCCGTGTCTATCTGCTTATTCCTCTAGGGGGCGTCTGAGTTATTTGCTCGGGATGCATTAACCCATCAGCcacaatgcagcaaacagcTGGACTCTACATGTATTTTCCTGCATTCTAAGAACAAAGATCAGTGGCACACTTTTACAGGGCACTCAAGCTGAGGTCCAAGTTCATGTATGTAGGTAGCTTAAAGTATGAGTGAGCTAGTTTCAGTTTTTGGAAAGTTTGACCTCTTTTCTCCGCTGAGACATAAAAAAGCGATTCAGCCTTCTTCAGGTCCtgtcttttatttctttaaatggACGACTCGAGCCAGAAGAAAGGGGCGTGGAGTCTGCATTACGGGACATGTGAATGAGGTCAGAGTTGGTTACAGGAGCCTGAATTCCTATTACATCCACGCCGATCTTCTCTGAGGAAGttgaagaatggatggatgcttGGTGGCTTCATTTGTCAGAAAACCGTTGGAGGTCTGTTGTCAATGGCTTGGACTTTTAGCCGAGGGTGTCCATTCCTGCCAGACGTCCACGTAGGTGTCGGATGAACTCCAGCTGTGCCCGCGGGAGGGACTGATTGACGATGGACTTTGGCAGCCAGCCCTGAGAGGAGAGTCAGTTGTGAGAGTCCATCCTGTGCATTCACCTCAGCTCCCTTCATCTTACTGACATTCCGTTTTCCTTTCCTCAGATGATGCCATGTCTGACGCCTGAGAAGCTCAAGTTCACCTCTTTGATTCTATAAAGATTCACTGAAAATTGACTGACCCCTCCATGGTCTATCTCACAAGTCATTATTACGGATCGCTGCGCCGCTTGAAGAGTCACTTCACTATAAAGATATGAGTTCGTCCACAACCTTTTCAATAATAGCTTTATTGTATTTTGAAATAGATGTCAAATCTATTACATAATTTGACCATGTCATTTTAGGAGGCCCACATTAGCTACCGGTACATATAGTAATTGAAAACCAGccaaaaactatttttaaaaatatattttataaaaagGATGCACACTGAGGGAAAACAATTCTGGTGCTTCAAGAAGTCAGAGCTGATGAATTGAATGATTTGAAGTGGAGTCTTCTTCTAAAAATCACCTTCAATAATTGGAAGGAATATTAAGCACTGTGTGTTACAAATGTTGAGCACTTGTGAGATTGGCACCTCAGGTTAAATGGGAGAGTCATGAAATTATGCTATTTCAGAAGTGCCCATGGTGCTTCATGCTGTGTTGTGACTGGTGTGTGTCTCCAAACGCACCAGGCTGCAAATTATGCTGCTTCGTGCACACAGGCTTTTAAAAAAGCACCCGCAGTCTAGGGTTCAGACCCAGTGTGCAAACTGGAAAACTGCTAATGTCTTAGCCCCTAAGTTCCTTCTTGAAATGACTTCTGCAGGTCAGAGTCTGATTTAAAAGGCGGGGAGAGGCCTGCAGCTCTCAGGGTGTTGAGTGCCGTGTTCACTGAGGTGATGGTGCCACCCAGATAACCTTCACTTTTATTAGCATGTaaatccaaaacacaaacaatggcAGGTTTATGCACTGCGCAACCATGAAGTGAACTGTCGGAAATTCATGAATGTGATGAACGTAGAGGTTCATGTCACACAGGTGTCGCCTCAACTTCACGGACCATTCTCACTGCTCCACACGAACTGGTTAACTTACCTTCACGTCCATGTTGAGGAGCCAGGTGAAGCGACTCCTCCTGGACTCTCCCCTCAGAGGCTGTATGATGATACAAGTGGGGCCGTCCTCTGCTCTGTGAGCAAAATCcaatcaaagtttttttttattagatttgCAGGCCGTAATCATTACATTTTTATCCGAGTGATGAATTGCTTGAACCCGAACGTCCCACCGGCAATATTATGGAGTCAAATTATGCCCCGCAGCAGCCAACGCTCTTCTCTTTTTACAAGAGCTAGACgttgaatttaatttaaaaaaaatttctgTGATTGGCATCAGTATTCTTGGAAAACCTATCTCGACACCTGTCCAGCTATGAAGCACCAGCAGGCCACACTGCACCCCCTGCTGCTGCCAGCTGTATTCTGACTCAACTAAAGGCAATGTTCAGCATCTCCGATGGAGAGCTTTCAAGGCTCTGTGCGCTCAAACCAGATCTAAAACATGTCATTCATTTAACAGTAACAAACCATTTTCTCATCACAGTCAAACAACATTAAGAaccacatcattatttatttacagatcCAATAGTTTGCTGTGGTTTATTAAGTATGTTTTTGCTATAGGTGCATGAGCAGCGACAATGAGAAGccagaaatgttttgaaatcCACGTGGAACTACAGATCAGTACCATAAAAGTAATTCTGAAAATGACTTATAAAAAATGGCAAACGTTTTAAAACGTTTAAAGTGCTAAATCCTGGTGCTAAATGTGGGTAAATGTTTGAagttaaattcaaataaatgagTGTACAGACGTAAGAACAAgatttttgtttcatgaatatgaACAGATGGGGACAGTTTTTGTTTCCAACGTACAAGAGTTTGTAATGCATAGTGTGTGTTTGGAATAAGTGAAGTCATTATTGTGAGgaaatgaggaggaaaacattcattttacattAAGATGAGTAAAAACAGGTGTTAGATAGACGGGACAGTAAAATTCCATAGTTATTTTTTAATGGTaaatagcatagcatagcatggCATCGTAAATCTGCGAAGCTGCCATGCTCTTACTTACTGGAATTAAATATTTCTCAGAACCGAACACAGAGACTGATTTGCTGGTGGAATTTCTCACCTGACATAACCAGCCTGAGGTGGACATGACTCCAGCTGAGTGGCTGCGCCTGCCAGGTAGATGCAGGACTTGGTTCTCAGGCTGTGTCTAACGCTCAGAAAATCCCTCTGTCCGATTAGATTTCCTGCCATCTGTGATGACACCTCATGAGTGACCCGAGTCTCAGGTCCAGCATGCTGAAGAACCTGGAACACGCATGAAGACAGCAGTCAGAGGCGACGTCTAATATGAGCATCAAAGTCAATTTCTTACTTTGATTCTGTGAATATTTGGGTTCCACTGGTGCATCTGTTCCACTTGGACAAACAGTAGTTCATAGATCTCCTCCATGTTGGCGTCCAGGACCACGTCCAGTCTGAAAACCTTCCTGGCATCAGGCATCAATTTGCTGCAGATCCTGTCACCATTGGTCTGTGATCAAATGCATGTatcatgaaaacacattcaaaaacCACTGGGCTGGATCAAACGTTACCTCTGAGATCTCCACCTCCCAGCCCTCTGGGTGCTCCAGCATCTCCAGGGCTGCCCTCATCGCGTCTCTTCCCTGCTGTTCCAAGAAAACATGCTCTTTTTTGGCTACCACGTCCAGGCTGGGTCCTGAGGATTGCCAGTGGAAGTTAATTTAGAATCACAAGCAGTTGTTGTGGTGGAAAATATTACTGGAGAAGATATACAGTtgcagaggtaaaaaaaaaaaactttctgaaATTGGGAAAATGTATAATTCACAGccacaaaatggcaaaaaaacatTGCGTTAAGAAATAGTTGACTCTCTGAAATAGAGACTGTGAGAGAAAAATGTGAAGAATGCTTTCAAAGCTTTGATTTGAAATTGTGCTAGAGAGTGTTTCAGAGGTCTGATTTATGTCCAAAGTCATATTTAATTTCTCACCACTATCGCAGCTCAAATGAGCATGTTCTAGGGTTTGCTGTTGCAGGTTCCTCCAGTGCTGCTGCCTGCTGACCTCGTGACCGATCACTGCCACGGCCGTCCGCTGAAGTCCTGCAGAGCGCCAACAGTCTCAGAGGTGCCTCAGCGAGAAGGACGGGATCCAGGGAGCTTACCTGCTGCGCTCCGCAGATGTGGGTAGGAGATTCCGCAGCAGAGTTTGACCACAGCGGGCAGCATTTTCTCAGTCCTGAGCAGTGACAGCGAATCCTCAGCGTCATGCCGCTGGTTTTATGCTTCCTGTGAAGGTCGCCAGCCGAGATTAGAGCTGGTGAAGAAGATAAGCGTTGGAAAGAGTTCTCCAAGGCTGCGCTACACCAGGAACATTCCAGAGAACTGACAATGCACTTCacaattcagacacatgaacAAGGACAAACAAGGTATTTCAGTGGTAGTATTTCAATCATGATTGACACCATAGTcctgtctgttaaaaaaaaaagcttgtccTCTTCTGGACTTGGCAAAACAGGTTCAATGACTGAGAAAGATTTGAGTTAAAAATTGGCCCAAGTTATCATTTAAATAACTTGTATTGGAGACAGAACAGATCTGCGTGCACAGCTGAAACCACACATCAAATGTGAGGCTGAGAAGCCCACACAAAAAGCACAGCGGAGCCAGAGTTTATGTACCGTTCTTCGCAGCCAGAATTCATTACTTTTCACTACGATATCAGGAGGCCTGGGCTGAAAGTCTCAGCTGGTGACTTCATCACACCCATCACTCAGTATCTTTTCACTGAGTCACTGCTTACGTAGAACATGATTGTCTAGTACGTAATGTGATGTTTGTCACTAACTTAGGGTGAAGAATATCACAAGATGAAACAGTCCTACTTAATCATTTGCCAGTTCAGAATCATTCAGTCAGCAAATATCAAATTATTAACATATGACATATCCATAGCATAACAGAGAAGAGCACATTGTAAAAGAGTGGCACTGTTATATTCCTCATTTATTTCGTCACTGGCCGGCATATATTACATTTCCCAGGTGCAATGAGCTCAAATGACCTTACAATAAATATGTAGATAAATACTTGATGTGTTCAAGTATTTATTGGTGTGTATGACCATAAAAAACAACTGTCGTCATCACCTTTTGCCACAGCAATGACACTTAGTTAAGTGACACCTGATGCATCGTAACGCACGATGAAAGCATACAGtgaacttcagaaaaaaaaaaaagattggtaGAGAAGTGCTACTTAGCCTTCAGGTTAGCTAACGCGAATAGTCTCACAGGTCCTGCCATTCTCGATTGTGATTGGCTAGAACGCCTCGCATTCCATAACCATAACCTTAACCGATTACAccttaaattattttatttaaattgttttcaatGGAAGTCTCAACCAAGGACCAGAGGAGAAACATGTATATCTGAGGGACATGTGGTGGTCTCATATGGCTGGAGGAGAGGCAGGCAACGTGTTGGTTGAACGTTAGAAACGGAAGTACCATGCTAGAGAATAAGCCAGATGAGGTTCACGGGTGTGGCATACTAGGTGACCAAAGAGGCTGATCAGGTTAGAGAGGCTCCGGACAGGAAAGGCTGACCTCATACATGCTGCTGTGGCTTATCTTGCCACATTGAACAGCAAGTTTGATCTTTGGTTCTGGTCCCTGCAGTAAGCCTCCCCTGGCAGCAGGCAGGCTGAACCATCTGCATCTTATCTTATGCGGACCCAACAGGTGTCCTTGTTACAAGGACGTATGACGGCAAGACTGAACTTCACCTGCTGACCAGACTGCCCACCTTAATCTGAGATCTTGATTCAGTGGGACCAGACGCCGAGCTACTGAAGCGACAGAATAATGTCCAGTCTGACACAGCTGAGACTTATCAGATGAAAATACGCAGCAAAAACAAGCCAGTGGTCTGGTTTCATTTCAAGCGAATGTTTTATCAGCAGGTCACATTGTGCTAACAGACATATACCTGCATGACAGCAATAAACAAACCCAGCAGGTTGAAGGAGTTTACATGTAATACACGGGAGATGCCAAACAAAAGTCAACAGCCTGTGGAGAGCCGCTGCCAGACAAAAGAGGGCCACGCGGATAAGGATTTTCAAAGTCACGAGCAATTATCGTCTGTCAGAAACACCACACATGAAGACAAGAAGTCCGTCGCTCATCATTATGTCTGTGGTGTGCTCCTATTATCTCATCGCCGCACCTGGGTCCTTCAGAGGTGGCAGGCAGCTGGGGTTACGCCACATCTCATGCATTCACCGCCTCCTGTTTCCAATGACTACAGAGCAGGGCTCATTCAACGGCCACAACCGTTCAGCTGACTGTAAATATTAACATCTTCAGCATTACAAAGAGCAGGGACAGCGTGTTGTGACCacagaaacaacaacacatgcTCTTCAGAGAGGCCATTCACACATTTCCAGACGTATAAGTTGGGTGATCATGGTAAAAGAGAATATATCAGTTCCTCCTTCACAGGTTCTTGCAGCCCGTGTCTTGATAATAAAAGCAATCCTGAAGACCACAATGAACTCTTGATGTGTGATTGATCAGGAAATGGCGGCTTTCATATTGATCGCTGCTCTCCAGCAAGTACTTCATCACAattgtagttttttttcaaagattGCCCTGATGAGAAGCTATTCTCACAGCCAGTGGAGATCATGACAGCTGTACAGTAATGCACAGATACATAAGGAGCACTTGTGTAGAAGCGTGGAGACAAAAGGAGGCCAGATGCATGGAGATCAGTGACAGGGGGacatgttggaccaagaatgttgaaGAGGAAGGTGCCGAAAGATAAAGGGGAAGATGACCGACGTTATCCAGACACAAAGAGGTCAGATGCCATTAGGGAAGCTGATCGAGACAGgttaagatggaggaggctCACTTGGTGTAGCTCTCCTTTAAGGAAGATGAAGCATTTTTTTGTTCCTGGCTGAATGGATGTATTCCACCACAGCTCAGTCATGTAGCTGGGGCGTGGAAAAGATCACGTCCCatcctgcttcctgctgcaatTCAATTATATTGATTCATTTATCGCAAATAATGTGCATATGCGTATGCATATGTGCGATAAACAAGGTTTTCAACCTTTCGCAATGAGCCGGTGCTCCTTCCTGATTTGACGACGACATGGTACTGTACATGTCAGCCAGTCACATCAGTcatcagtttgacaagagcACAATACATTGCAATGGcagctatattcaagtttttatatcaccttatttaaactaaagctcttttaatgcctt
It contains:
- the star2 gene encoding steroidogenic acute regulatory protein, mitochondrial; the protein is MLPAVVKLCCGISYPHLRSAAGLQRTAVAVIGHEVSRQQHWRNLQQQTLEHAHLSCDSGPSLDVVAKKEHVFLEQQGRDAMRAALEMLEHPEGWEVEISETNGDRICSKLMPDARKVFRLDVVLDANMEEIYELLFVQVEQMHQWNPNIHRIKVLQHAGPETRVTHEVSSQMAGNLIGQRDFLSVRHSLRTKSCIYLAGAATQLESCPPQAGYVRAEDGPTCIIIQPLRGESRRSRFTWLLNMDVKGWLPKSIVNQSLPRAQLEFIRHLRGRLAGMDTLG